The sequence GCGATCCCGGGCAGCTGCCGTTCCGGCCGGAGGAGCGGAAGGCGCGCGTCCTGCTGCCATTCGTCGTCTTCGCCTGGCGCCATATCCTCACACGGCGCACGCCGGTGGGCCGGAAGATGATGAAGGAGATCCGGCACGGCGGCGGACCGATGATCCGCATCCACCGCGAAGATCTCGCCGCCCGCGGCGTCAGCCGCAACGTGAGTCGTTTCGTGGGGGCGCGCGAGGGACTGCCGCGGCTCTCCGACGGCACCGTCATCGACGCCCGCGGCGTCGTCTGGGCGACCGGGTACGATCTCGCACATCGATGGCTCGACATCCCGATCGTCGGCGACGACGGCTACCCGCGCGAGTACCGCGGAGTCGCCGAGGATGTTCCGGGGCTGTTCTTCTGCGGGCTGCCCTTCCAATTCGGGTTCGGGAGCATGGTCTTTCCCGGAGTCGGCCGGGACGCCGAGTTCGTGGCGCGCAGGATCACCGCGCGGATCACGGAGCGTGCGAAGGTCGCCTCGATCGCGGCGTGACACGGACGGTGCGGGCGTATCGTCGAAATCACAATGGACGTCGTCCAAGCCCTGCAACGCGCCCGCGACGCGTACGAGCGTCGCGAATGGCTCAGCGCATACCAGGAGCTGTCGCAGCTCGGCGGCGCACTCTCCGCCGCGGATCTCGCCGACCTCGCCACCGCGGCGCAGCTGGCCGGACGCCACGAGGACTTCATGCACGCGATGGCGCGCGCATGTCGACTGTACGAACAGCACGGCGAGCTCGGGCGGGCCGTGCGGTGCGCCGCGTTCCTGGTCGAGGTGCTGGTCCTCCATGGCGAGGCCGCCGTCGCGAACGGATGGCTCGGTCGCGGTGAGCGGCTCGCGTCGGCCTTGCCGTCGACGGATGCCGCGATCGGGCATCTGCTCTTCAGCGGCATCGTTCCCGACCTCATGGCGAGACGACTCGACTCGGCTCTCGATCGCGCGGAGCGTGCGCTCGAGATCGCCGAGCAGTCGGGCGACGTCGAGCTCCGGGCGAAGGCGCTCATGGGGCTCGGACGCTGTCGAATCGATGGCGGCGACGTCGCGGCCGGCGTGGCTCTCCTGGACGAGGCCATGGTCGACGTGCTCGCCGGGACTCTTTCGCCCGTCGAAGCCGGTCGGGTCTACTGCTCGTGCATCGAGGCCTGCCAGCAGATCGGCGACCTGCAGCGCATGGCGGAGTGGACGTTCGCCCTGGGCGTGTGGTGCGATCGGCAGCCCGAGCTCGTGGCATTCACCGGCCAGTGCGCATTGCATCGCGGTCAGATTCTGCGCGCCCGCGGCGCGCTCGAGAACGCCATCGACGAACTGGAACGTGCCGTGGTCCGGTACGAATCCGACGGCGTGCCGCAGGCCGCCGGGGCAGCGCTGGCCGAGCTCGCTGAGGTGCAGCGCCGCCGTGGCGACCTGCTCGGAGCCGCGAGTGCCCTCGAGCGGGCGCGACGCAGCGGATACGTGCCTCGGATCGAGGAGATGCGGCTGCTGCTCGTGACGGGCGAGCATGAGGCCGCGGCATCCACAGCACGGCGCCTGCTCACCTCCCCAGCCCCGATGCCACGGCGCGCCCGTTCACTGCCCGCGGTCGCCGAGGTGCTCGCGGTGGCAGGCACCGAGGCCGAAGCCGAGCAGGCCGTCGTCGCGCTGGAGGAGGCTGCCGCCGTCGTCGGCACTGAGACCGTGAAGGCGGAGGCGATGCTCGCCCGTGGGCGTCTGGCGGCACGTGTCGGCAGCGAGGCCGCCGAAGCCGGACTCCGCGCGGCGGCGGCCGCGTTTCGGCGGCTCGGGTGCCCGTGGGAGGCGGCGCAGGCGCATCTGGCGTTGGCCGCACTGCTCGACGACGACGGTGAGCGGGCAGCGGCGCAGGCGCTGCTGCGCCCCGAGCGGGTCGCAGCCGACAACCCGCTCTCCGCCCGAGAGATGGATGTGCTCAGACTCGTCGCGGCAGGGGAGTCCAACCGTGGGATCGCCCAGGCGCTCCATCTGAGCGAGAAGACGGTCGCCCGTCACCTGTCGAACATCTTCGCCAAACTCGGCGTGCCGTCGCGGACGGCGGCCGCAGCATGGGCGTTCCAGCACGGCGGGACGCAGCACGGCCGGATCGTCTAGCGTGCACGTGCTCACGTATCGGCGAGCCGGGGCGGCTGTCAGTCGATCAGCGGCAGGCCGCCGGCTCCCGGCTCGTCCTCGCGGCTGGCCTGCTCCGCTTCGTCTGCGTCGAGCACCGGCTTGGCGGCGGCGATGTTCGAGATCGGTCGCCACACCAGCGCGAGGGTGATCGCCGAGCCCGCGAAGGCGAACCACCACGGTGCGGTCAGTCCCCACGTCTGGGCGATGATGCCGCCGAGAAGCTGGCCGATGACGAGGCCGCCGAAGACCCCGACCATATTGACCGACGCGATCCGGCCCTGGAGCTCCATCGGCACGAGGCGCTGCCGCACGGTCGTCGAGATCGTGCCCCACACGAACGCGTACGCGCCGAAGCCGAACATGATGACGAACGCCACGATGCCGGACGTCGTCAGCGCGAAGGCGACGTGCATGACCACCTCGAGCGAGAGGCACACGCGCATGAGCGTCGCGAACGACACGTGCTTCTCGAGCCAGCCGAAGCTCGTGATGGCGATGATGCCGCCGAGGGCCGACGCGGTGGTGAGGGCACCGTAGCCGACCGCACCCATGCCGAGATGCTCGGTTGCGTACAGGACGAGGACGCTCCACGGCGCCGCCCACGTGACGTTGAACACGAGGATGATGATGACGAGCGTCCGCACCGGCGGGTTGCGGCGCAGCCAGCCCAGGCCCTCGCGGATCGCGCGGCTCTTGCTGCGGGGCGACTCGGCGTCGTGCGGCGGCACCGGCGTGCGAGCGATCCGCGAGATGAGCAGCACCGCGAGCGACACGCACAGCACCTGCAGCAGGAACGGCCAGAACGACCCGAGGGCGAACAGGAACGCGCCGAGCGGAGGGCCGGCGAGCTGATTGCCCACCAGGTACCCCGCCTGCATGCGGGCGTTGCCGATCCCGAGGTCGGCGGGGCGCACGAGCATCGGCAGCAGCGTGCTGCCCGCCGAGTCGGCGAACACCTCGGCGGTGCCGTAGAGGAACGCCGTGGCCAGCACGATCCACACGTTCGCGGTCCCCGTCACCAGGAACGCGACGAGGCCCAGCACGATGACCGCGCGGATGCCGTTCGCGAGCATGACGAGACGCCGCCGGTCGTGGTGGTCGGCGACGGCCCCCGCGAGCAGTCCGAACAGCAGCCACGGCAGGAACTGCATCATGGCGCCGGCTGCCACCAGGAGGGGCGACGACGTCATCGAGGCGATGAGCAGCGGCGCCGCCGAGAGGGCGATGCCGTCGCCGAGGTTGCTGGTCCACGACGAGGCGAGCAGCCACCGGAAGTCTCTTCCGAGTCGGCGGGGTGCGATCAGTTCGCCGAGCGAGGGCATCCCGCCATCCTATGAGCAGGCGGCGCCGCCGGTCGCCCGCGCTCAGGTCACCGGCGTAGCGGCCTTGCGCGTGAACAGCGTCTCGGTCTGCTCGATGTCCATGCCCTTTGTCTCGGGCACCCGCCAGGCGACGTAGACGAACGACAGCGCGGCGAACACGGCGTACATGCCGTATGTGAGGGGCAGCGACCAGGCCGACATCGCGGGGAACGAGATCGTGACGAGGAAATTCGCGATCCACTGGGCACCGGCGGCGACGCCGAGCGCCTTGCCGCGGATGCGGCTGGGGAAGATCTCGCCGAGCAGCACCCACACCAGCGGTCCCCACGACGCGCCGAAGCCGACGACGAACACGTTGGCGGCCACGAGCGCGAGCGGGCCCCACGGCGCACCGAGCGAGACCTCGCCCTCGGCATCCGTCGTCGCGAACACGAACGACAGCGCCATCAGCGCGAGCGACAGCGTCATCAGTACCGAGCCGGTGAGGAGGATCGGCTTGCGGCCGATGCGGTCGACCAGGAAGATCGCGACGAGCGTCACCAGCACGTTCGTGACGGAGGTCAGCACGCTGATCGTGAACGAGTTGCTCTCGTCGAAACCGACCGACTGCCACAGGCTCGTCGAGTAGTAGAAGATCACGTTGATGCCGACGAACTGCTGGAAGACCGACAGGATGACACCGACCCACACGATCCGCTGAAGGCCTAGCACCGGTCCCCGGATCGAGACGCCGGCGTTCTTGCGGTCCGTCTCGATCGTGGTCTGCAGGTCGCGGATCGTGTGGTCCAGATCCGCGGGCGGCACCAGGCGCGCGAAGATCTCGCGGGCCTCGTCCATGCGGCCCTTGGCGATGAGGTACCGCGGCGACTCCGGGACGGTGAACGACAGGATGCCGTAGACCGCGGCCGGCACGACGCCGACGATGAACATCCAGCGCCACGCCTCGAGCCCGAGCCACAGCACGCTGTCGGCGCCGCCGGCGGTGTTCGCCAGCAGCGCGTCGGACAGCAGGGCCGTGAAGATGCCGAGCGTGATCGCGAGCTGCTGCAGCGACGCCAGCCCGCCGCGGATCTGGCGCGGCGCGACCTCGGCGATGTACGCCGGAGCCACGACCGACGCGATGCCGATGCCGAGGCCACCGATCACGCGCCACAGCGCGAGATCCCAGACGGCGAAGGCGAGGCCGGCGCCCAGCGAGCTCGCGAAGAAGAGGACGGCGCCGAGGAACATGACACGCAGGCGACCCCAGCGGTCGGACAGGTTGCCCGCGATGACGGCGCCTGCGGCGCACCCGAGCAGCGCGACCGCCACCACGAAGCCGGTGATCACGTCGTTGAGCGCGAAGTCCTGCGAGATCGAGTCGACCGCGCCGTTGATCACCGACGAGTCGAAGCCGAAGAGGAAGCCGCCGACGGCGGCCGCGACCGAGAGGCCGATCGCGCGTCGCCCGTACTGACTGCGCAGCGAGAAGGCGTCGGCGGGGATCGACCCTGTCGTGTTCATGACGGTCACGCTAGTGGTCGTGCGGCGCGCGGGCGAGGCTCGGCCGCCGCGCGTCGGTACAGTGAACGCATGCCCGTGACACTCCTCGGCGCCGCCGAGATCCGCGCGCTCGCCGCCGACCTCGACGTCACGCCGACGAAGAAGCTGGGCCAGAACTTCGTCGTCGACGCGAACACCGTGCGCAAGATCGTCCACGTCGCGGAGGTGTCCGCGGGCGACCGCGTCGTCGAGGTCGGGCCGGGTCTCGGGTCCCTCACCCTCGCGATCCTGGAGGCCGGAGCATCCGTCACCGCCGTCGAGATCGACCACCGGCTCGCCGAGCGCCTGCCGGCGACGGCGACCGCGCACGGCGTCGCCGACGGGGCGCTGACCGTGGTCGACGCCGACGCGCTGAGGATCACGGAGCTGCCGGGCGACCCCGCCGTGCTCGTCGCGAACCTGCCCTACAACGTGAGCGTGCCGGTGCTGCTGCACTTCCTCGAGACCTTCCCATCGCTGGAACGCGGCGTCGTCATGGTGCAGGCCGAGG comes from Microbacterium cremeum and encodes:
- a CDS encoding helix-turn-helix transcriptional regulator, which gives rise to MDVVQALQRARDAYERREWLSAYQELSQLGGALSAADLADLATAAQLAGRHEDFMHAMARACRLYEQHGELGRAVRCAAFLVEVLVLHGEAAVANGWLGRGERLASALPSTDAAIGHLLFSGIVPDLMARRLDSALDRAERALEIAEQSGDVELRAKALMGLGRCRIDGGDVAAGVALLDEAMVDVLAGTLSPVEAGRVYCSCIEACQQIGDLQRMAEWTFALGVWCDRQPELVAFTGQCALHRGQILRARGALENAIDELERAVVRYESDGVPQAAGAALAELAEVQRRRGDLLGAASALERARRSGYVPRIEEMRLLLVTGEHEAAASTARRLLTSPAPMPRRARSLPAVAEVLAVAGTEAEAEQAVVALEEAAAVVGTETVKAEAMLARGRLAARVGSEAAEAGLRAAAAAFRRLGCPWEAAQAHLALAALLDDDGERAAAQALLRPERVAADNPLSAREMDVLRLVAAGESNRGIAQALHLSEKTVARHLSNIFAKLGVPSRTAAAAWAFQHGGTQHGRIV
- a CDS encoding MFS transporter, with amino-acid sequence MPSLGELIAPRRLGRDFRWLLASSWTSNLGDGIALSAAPLLIASMTSSPLLVAAGAMMQFLPWLLFGLLAGAVADHHDRRRLVMLANGIRAVIVLGLVAFLVTGTANVWIVLATAFLYGTAEVFADSAGSTLLPMLVRPADLGIGNARMQAGYLVGNQLAGPPLGAFLFALGSFWPFLLQVLCVSLAVLLISRIARTPVPPHDAESPRSKSRAIREGLGWLRRNPPVRTLVIIILVFNVTWAAPWSVLVLYATEHLGMGAVGYGALTTASALGGIIAITSFGWLEKHVSFATLMRVCLSLEVVMHVAFALTTSGIVAFVIMFGFGAYAFVWGTISTTVRQRLVPMELQGRIASVNMVGVFGGLVIGQLLGGIIAQTWGLTAPWWFAFAGSAITLALVWRPISNIAAAKPVLDADEAEQASREDEPGAGGLPLID
- a CDS encoding sugar porter family MFS transporter, whose translation is MNTTGSIPADAFSLRSQYGRRAIGLSVAAAVGGFLFGFDSSVINGAVDSISQDFALNDVITGFVVAVALLGCAAGAVIAGNLSDRWGRLRVMFLGAVLFFASSLGAGLAFAVWDLALWRVIGGLGIGIASVVAPAYIAEVAPRQIRGGLASLQQLAITLGIFTALLSDALLANTAGGADSVLWLGLEAWRWMFIVGVVPAAVYGILSFTVPESPRYLIAKGRMDEAREIFARLVPPADLDHTIRDLQTTIETDRKNAGVSIRGPVLGLQRIVWVGVILSVFQQFVGINVIFYYSTSLWQSVGFDESNSFTISVLTSVTNVLVTLVAIFLVDRIGRKPILLTGSVLMTLSLALMALSFVFATTDAEGEVSLGAPWGPLALVAANVFVVGFGASWGPLVWVLLGEIFPSRIRGKALGVAAGAQWIANFLVTISFPAMSAWSLPLTYGMYAVFAALSFVYVAWRVPETKGMDIEQTETLFTRKAATPVT
- the rsmA gene encoding 16S rRNA (adenine(1518)-N(6)/adenine(1519)-N(6))-dimethyltransferase RsmA, whose product is MPVTLLGAAEIRALAADLDVTPTKKLGQNFVVDANTVRKIVHVAEVSAGDRVVEVGPGLGSLTLAILEAGASVTAVEIDHRLAERLPATATAHGVADGALTVVDADALRITELPGDPAVLVANLPYNVSVPVLLHFLETFPSLERGVVMVQAEVGERLAAPPGSKVYGAPSVKAAWYGPWRLAGTVSRQVFWPVPNVDSVLVGFRRDAEPRGDETLRRRTFQIVDAAFQQRRKMLRQALAAVLGGTAAEASATLERAGVAPTARGEELSIEDFVRIALAV